From one Lycium ferocissimum isolate CSIRO_LF1 chromosome 7, AGI_CSIRO_Lferr_CH_V1, whole genome shotgun sequence genomic stretch:
- the LOC132065695 gene encoding 3-ketoacyl-CoA synthase 3-like yields the protein MDLISILFYGLPVFYLLFFIWKIIDRKRHQNCYILDYECHKPTDDRMLSTKFSGEIIHRNKHLGLNEYKFLLKAIVSSGIGEQTYAPRMVFHGREACPTYEDGIVEMEEFFHDSIDKLLKRNKISPSEIDVLVVNVSMLANMPSLAARIINYYKMREDIKVYNITGMGCSASLISINIIESIFKNEKNKLALMVTSESLSSNWYTGNDRSMILANCLFRSGGCAILLTNKVALKNKAMFKLKRLVRVHHGAKDEAYASCVQREDNQGNIGFHLDKTLPKAATRALADNLKQIAPLILPVRELLRFAIVLFMKKMNWGSTKGGPRPMINFKTGVDHICLHTGGKAVIDGVGSNLNLSEYDLEPARMTLHRFGNTSASSLWYVLGYMEAKKRLKKGDKILMLAFGAGFKCNSCLWEVLRDLGDGNVWKDCIDNYPPNNLVNPFLEKFGWLHDEDPDTFSMPDDYVVP from the coding sequence atGGACCTCATTTCAATTTTGTTCTATGGTCTTCCTGTCTTTTACCTACTCTTTTTCATATGGAAGATTATAGATCGAAAGAGACACCAAAATTGTTACATTTTGGACTACGAATGTCACAAGCCTACCGATGATCGAATGCTTAGCACGAAATTTTCAGGGGAAATTATTCATAGAAACAAACACCTTGGCCTAAATGAGTACAAGTTCCTCTTGAAAGCAATCGTTAGCTCGGGCATTGGTGAACAAACGTATGCACCAAGAATGGTGTTTCATGGACGCGAAGCATGCCCTACGTACGAAGATGGGATTGTGGAGATGGAAGAATTTTTCCATGATAGCATTGACAAGCTCTTGAAGAGGAACAAAATTTCCCCTAGTGAAATCGATGTCCTCGTGGTGAATGTGTCGATGTTAGCTAACATGCCATCATTAGCTGCACGAATAATCAATTACTACAAGATGAGGGAAGACATCAAGGTGTACAACATCACCGGGATGGGGTGTAGTGCTAGCCTCATATCGATAAATATCATTGAAAGTATTTTCAAGAATGAGAAGAACAAGCTTGCACTTATGGTGACATCTGAGTCCTTGAGCTCAAATTGGTACACGGGGAACGATAGATCTATGATTCTTGCAAATTGTTTGTTTAGGTCAGGGGGTTGCGCGATTTTATTGACAAACAAAGTGGCCCTAAAAAACAAGGCCATGTTCAAGTTGAAACGACTAGTTAGGGTACACCATGGTGCAAAAGATGAAGCCTATGCTAGTTGTGTACAAAGAGAAGACAATCAAGGTAACATAGGGTTCCACCTTGATAAAACACTACCaaaggccgcgacacgtgcacTAGCTGATAATTTGAAGCAAATTGCACCCTTAATTCTTCCGGTGAGGGAACTACTTCGATTTGCAATCGtgttatttatgaaaaaaatgaattgggGATCAACAAAAGGAGGACCTAGGCCAATGATTAATTTCAAAACAGGTGTGGATCATATTTGCTTACATACAGGAGGAAAAGCAGTGATCGATGGAGTTGGTTCAAATTTGAATCTAAGTGAGTACGATTTAGAGCCAGCAAGAATGACATTGCATAGATTTGGTAACACTTCAGCAAGTAGCCTTTGGTATGTGTTGGGGTACATGGAGGCTAAAAAGAGATTAAAGAAAGGTGATAAAATACTAATGCTTGCCTTTGGAGCAGGGTTTAAGTGTAATAGTTGTTTGTGGGAAGTGTTAAGAGATTTGGGTGATGGAAATGTGTGGAAAGATTGCATTGATAATTATCCACCAAACAATTTAGTAAATCCTTTcttggagaaatttggatgGCTACATGATGAAGATCCAGACACCTTCAGTATGCCAGATGACTATGTTGTCCCTTAA